From Leptospira fainei serovar Hurstbridge str. BUT 6, the proteins below share one genomic window:
- the cheB gene encoding chemotaxis-specific protein-glutamate methyltransferase CheB produces MGFPMEATRDKKKISVLAVDDSLVYRNLLRAAFSQDPEIEFLGAAIDGKYALPKIAHLKPDFVVLDVEMPEMNGIETLREIKANYPATNVIMLSSLTMEGAKVTIKAMEMGALDFVSKPDGVSESAERIGEALEQLTAKIKAIYAQNYGKAKNITKIDSIRSIPKSVSRRKYAICVIGISTGGPQALRDLFSRVSSELQGCIVVAQHMPPLFTSYLAENISQVTNLKVKEAEDGEILESGSVYIAPGGKQLQILKSQKGPKANVFDGPLEELCKPSVNILFNSIAENFPKESIGIIMTGMGEDGYIGMKEMKKSGSLLLAQNQESCVVFGMPNRPTKDGLVDEVLDIQGIADKISDSMGRV; encoded by the coding sequence ATGGGGTTCCCTATGGAAGCGACGAGAGACAAGAAGAAAATTTCGGTTTTGGCCGTAGATGATTCTCTCGTTTATAGAAATTTACTCAGGGCGGCGTTTTCCCAAGACCCTGAGATCGAATTCCTCGGAGCGGCGATAGACGGTAAATATGCTTTACCTAAAATCGCGCATCTTAAACCGGATTTCGTGGTCTTGGATGTCGAAATGCCGGAGATGAACGGCATCGAGACTTTACGTGAAATTAAGGCAAACTATCCGGCTACGAACGTGATCATGCTTAGTTCTCTCACGATGGAGGGGGCTAAAGTCACAATTAAGGCCATGGAGATGGGAGCCTTAGATTTCGTATCTAAACCGGACGGTGTTTCCGAATCTGCCGAACGGATCGGCGAGGCATTGGAACAATTAACGGCTAAGATTAAGGCCATTTATGCGCAGAATTACGGTAAAGCGAAGAATATTACGAAAATTGATTCCATTCGTAGTATTCCAAAAAGCGTTTCCAGACGGAAATATGCAATTTGCGTCATCGGCATATCGACAGGCGGGCCTCAAGCTTTGCGAGATTTGTTTTCCAGAGTTTCAAGCGAGTTGCAAGGATGTATCGTCGTTGCCCAGCATATGCCTCCTCTTTTCACGAGCTATCTAGCGGAAAATATTTCCCAAGTCACCAACTTAAAGGTTAAAGAAGCGGAAGACGGAGAGATCCTCGAAAGCGGATCCGTTTATATCGCTCCCGGAGGCAAACAACTTCAGATTCTTAAAAGTCAAAAGGGACCTAAAGCAAACGTGTTCGACGGTCCGTTAGAAGAGCTTTGTAAGCCATCGGTTAATATATTATTCAACTCGATTGCGGAGAATTTTCCGAAGGAATCGATCGGCATCATTATGACCGGGATGGGCGAGGACGGATATATCGGAATGAAGGAAATGAAGAAGTCCGGAAGTTTATTGTTGGCTCAAAACCAGGAAAGTTGTGTCGTATTCGGAATGCCTAATAGACCGACTAAGGACGGATTAGTAGACGAAGTATTGGATATTCAAGGTATTGCAGATAAAATATCCGATTCGATGGGAAGAGTGTAG
- a CDS encoding CheR family methyltransferase — MKEEMIHFVNVLQRATGIYLSEEKLYLLETRLSDMMTDHQISSFLDFSKKFENHQEEEFRDQVIERITTHETKFFRDTSMFDAITQRILPEIVERIEERSKDLKDQKIRIWCAACSTGQEPYSIAIAIKERLPHLFDNVRILATDIAKETIVKARTGCYSPFEIGRGLEEYHTDRYFEKAEDGQFKIKDEIKSIVEFEQHNLISPNFPSGFDLVLCRNVSYYFDSKERANLFAKIYKSMNHDSFLIVGSAESISGFSNNFIVREFGLCRYYEINSTSVTLF, encoded by the coding sequence ATGAAGGAGGAGATGATACACTTTGTAAACGTCCTACAGAGAGCGACGGGAATCTATCTCAGCGAGGAGAAGTTGTATCTTCTCGAAACTCGATTATCAGATATGATGACCGATCATCAAATTAGTTCCTTTCTCGATTTTTCAAAGAAATTCGAAAACCACCAAGAGGAAGAATTCAGGGATCAGGTCATCGAGAGGATCACTACCCATGAAACAAAATTCTTTCGCGATACAAGTATGTTCGATGCGATCACGCAACGGATACTTCCCGAAATAGTCGAACGCATAGAAGAACGTTCTAAAGATTTGAAAGATCAGAAAATTCGGATATGGTGTGCGGCTTGTTCCACCGGGCAGGAACCGTATTCGATCGCTATAGCAATAAAAGAAAGATTGCCTCATTTATTTGATAATGTTCGAATTCTCGCCACCGATATCGCGAAGGAAACAATCGTAAAAGCGAGAACGGGCTGCTATTCTCCTTTTGAAATCGGTCGCGGATTGGAGGAATATCATACGGACCGATATTTCGAGAAAGCGGAAGACGGACAATTTAAAATAAAGGATGAAATTAAATCAATCGTGGAATTCGAACAACACAATTTGATTTCTCCGAATTTCCCTTCCGGTTTCGATCTTGTTCTTTGCAGAAATGTTTCTTATTATTTCGATTCAAAGGAACGAGCAAATTTGTTTGCAAAAATTTATAAATCGATGAATCATGATAGTTTTCTAATAGTCGGGTCTGCCGAATCGATTTCAGGCTTCTCGAATAATTTTATCGTTCGCGAGTTCGGGCTTTGTCGTTACTATGAAATTAATTCAACAAGTGTAACATTATTCTAA
- a CDS encoding response regulator produces MGTVRILAVDDSATMRSLVQQTLGMGGYDVLLASDGKEGIEKFGEGPFDLVITDINMPVMDGITFIRELRKIDTKVPILTLTTESEESMKQNGAAAGANGWIVKPFRPIQFLDIIKQVLQSNIA; encoded by the coding sequence ATGGGTACAGTTAGAATTCTCGCAGTAGATGATTCCGCGACCATGCGAAGTTTAGTGCAGCAAACTTTAGGAATGGGCGGATATGACGTTCTTTTGGCTTCGGACGGTAAGGAAGGGATCGAAAAGTTCGGAGAAGGTCCATTCGATTTGGTGATCACCGATATCAATATGCCTGTGATGGACGGAATTACGTTCATACGAGAACTCAGAAAAATCGACACAAAAGTCCCCATTCTTACCCTCACTACCGAGTCGGAGGAAAGCATGAAGCAGAATGGCGCGGCAGCCGGAGCGAACGGCTGGATCGTAAAACCGTTTCGTCCAATTCAATTTTTGGATATTATTAAACAAGTTCTCCAATCCAATATCGCCTAA